One Actinomycetota bacterium DNA window includes the following coding sequences:
- a CDS encoding DUF5522 domain-containing protein: MAAASRPLTQPHEDRLSPAHPYYSEIIRRHAAAMDQGQAGYLDPVSGLFVIAAATHLRRGNCCTNGCRHCPYV, from the coding sequence ATGGCTGCTGCCTCACGACCGCTCACCCAGCCACATGAGGATCGGCTCTCGCCAGCTCATCCTTACTACAGCGAAATCATCCGGCGCCACGCCGCCGCGATGGATCAAGGCCAGGCCGGATATCTGGATCCGGTGTCCGGTCTGTTCGTGATTGCCGCGGCAACCCATCTTCGGCGAGGCAATTGCTGCACCAACGGCTGCCGGCACTGCCCCTATGTCTAG
- a CDS encoding vitamin K epoxide reductase family protein yields MSTAYAFTPLPRAQRHIGAFSEMLVSSLLSLIASLVLSAEAITLAANPNAVFSCDINANISCSVVAQTWQASLFGFPNAFLGLIAEPVVITVAIASIAGVAFPRWFMNAAQLMYTVGLVFAYWLLYESYFHIGALCPWCLLVTVTTTMVFASMTRVNIYRNTFGFSERTHARLTRMLDAWIDHYIVILVIAIIGGMIAIKYL; encoded by the coding sequence ATGTCGACTGCCTATGCCTTCACCCCACTGCCGCGAGCTCAGCGTCATATCGGGGCATTCAGCGAGATGCTGGTCTCATCCTTGCTCTCGCTCATCGCCTCGTTGGTGCTCTCTGCAGAGGCCATAACTCTGGCAGCAAACCCCAATGCGGTCTTCTCCTGCGATATCAACGCGAACATCTCCTGCAGCGTCGTGGCGCAGACATGGCAGGCCTCGCTATTTGGATTTCCGAATGCCTTCCTGGGCCTGATTGCTGAACCCGTAGTGATCACGGTGGCCATTGCCTCGATCGCTGGCGTGGCCTTCCCGCGTTGGTTCATGAACGCTGCGCAGTTGATGTACACCGTTGGCCTGGTGTTCGCCTACTGGTTGCTCTACGAGTCGTACTTCCACATTGGGGCTCTGTGCCCATGGTGTCTGCTGGTGACAGTCACCACGACCATGGTCTTCGCCTCGATGACGCGGGTGAATATCTACCGCAACACATTTGGATTCAGCGAGCGGACCCACGCGCGCCTGACGCGAATGCTGGATGCCTGGATCGATCACTACATCGTGATTCTGGTCATTGCCATCATTGGGGGCATGATCGCAATCAAGTACCTCTAA